Below is a genomic region from Neisseria arctica.
AGCTGCCCATTCACGGGTGCAGTAAGGGTCGTTATTTCCGATAACCAAAGCGGTTTTGCAGTGACAACGTACCCTTTGCAGTGTATGGCAGCCATCATCGGGAAACGCGTGTTGCAGAGGCGAAACCAAAATCATATTTTTGATCCGCTTTTGCGTGTTGACATCTGCGAGATAAAGCCATGCCAGCCAGCCGGACACGCCCGCGCCATGTGAAACTACAGCGATATTCCGACTATGTATATCCTGCCAAGCCTGTCCAATAACCTGTTGCCAGTGAGCAATTGTCTGGTTTTGAGAAACTTCCGTAAGGCGGACGGTGGGATAACTGACTGCCCAACGGTCGATCCACATTTCAGGCTCGTCCGCATCGCGGACCAGCAGTAGGGTAAGGTCTTCGAGTTCTTGCGTATGCATGGCTTTGCCTAAAAGTTTCAGACGGCCTTATCGGATAGAAAATAAACAGTAGGGCTAAAGCAGTTTACAGCGAATAATCATATTCCACCACTAAAGGCGCATGATCGGAGAATTTTTCATCTTTATAAATATGGGCGTGCAGTGCGCGTTCGGCCAAGTGAGGCGTTACCATTTGATAGTCGATACGCCAGCCCACATCTTTCGCATAGGCCTGCCCGCGGTTGCTCCACCAAGTATAACCAGGTACTTCGGGGTACAATTTGCGCCACATATCCACCCAGCCCAAATCGCGAATCACTTTGCCTATCCATTCACGCTCTTCGGGTAAAAAGCCCGAGTTTTTCTGATTGCCTTTCCAGTTTTTCAAGTCGATATTTTGATGGGCGATATTCCAGTCACCGCATACCACAATATCACGGCCTTCCATTTTCATAGTTTCCAACATCGGGTAAAACGCATCGAGAAAACGGTATTTGAGTTCTTGTCGTTCCGGTGCGCTGGTACCCGAGGGTAAGTAAAGCGAAATAACGGAGAGATTACCGAAATCGGCACGTACAAAACGGCCCTCACGGTCAAATTCTTCAATACCCATACCATATTGAACATTATCCGGAGCCTGTTTGCTATAAATGGCCACACCGCTGTAGCCGCGTTTTTCGGCACAATGCCATACACCGTGCATACCATTCGGATTACGCATTTCAGGCTTCATATCAGCCTCTTGGGCTTTTAATTCTTGTACGCATACCACATCGGCATCCACTCGGGCAAGATATTCAATAAAGCCTTTTTGAGCGGCAGAGCGAATACCGTTTACATTGGCAGAGATAATTTTCAGCATAAATGTTTGGAAAAGGAAAAAATTGAAAGGTTGTATTGTACCTGAAAACCTTTTTGGACAGTTTGGGGAAAATAATAGTTATTTTATTGCTTTTGCTATTTTGTTTGGTTGTTATCATGCAGTTATATTGTTGTGCGGCTTTTTCGGCGGCTACGGCTGTGCTGCCGCCCGATGCGGGGCTGCTGCCGTTAATGTAGGCCAAGGTCGCGCCCAATGCGGGGCTGCTGCCGTTAATGTAGGCCAAGGTCGCGCCCAATGCGGGGCTGCTGCCGTTAATGTAGGCCAAGGTCGCGCCCAATGCGGGGCTGCTGCCGTTAATGTAGGCCAAGGTCGCGCCCAATGCGGGGCTGCTGCCGTTAATGTAGGCCAAGGTCGCGCCCAATGCGAAGTGTCCCAGTATTTGGGCGGCTTCGTTTTTGTTTTCACCGTGGCCGAACTGCTGTCCGATAGCGGCTGCCTGCAGGTCGCTTTGTCCGCCCAATGCGCCGGTAATGAGGGTGGTTGCGGCATTTAGGGCGCGGCTGTTGCTGCCGCCTACGCCCCAATCGCGGGCTTTTGCATAGGCCGTCTGAAAGCTTTCGCTATTGTTTAGCAGAAAGAGGGTTTTTCCTGTGTCGTCCAGATTGGCGTAATGCATTTGTTGTTCGGGCGACAGGTTGTTGAGGGCTTCTGCGCGGGCGGTTTCTTGCTCTTTTAGGGCATCGGCAGCCATATTGCCGCTAATGGTGCGTACGGCGGAGAAGATGTCGGTAGTGGCTTTGGCAACGGTTTGCTGTTTCTGCATCACCTCGCGGATATCGGGCAGGGCGTCGATTTGGCGGTGGGCGGCTGCCGCATCGCTGTTGATGCCCAATTCCTGTGTGGTGGTTGCTTTACCGCCGATATTCAGACGGCCTTCGCTTAGGGTGGC
It encodes:
- a CDS encoding exodeoxyribonuclease III; translation: MLKIISANVNGIRSAAQKGFIEYLARVDADVVCVQELKAQEADMKPEMRNPNGMHGVWHCAEKRGYSGVAIYSKQAPDNVQYGMGIEEFDREGRFVRADFGNLSVISLYLPSGTSAPERQELKYRFLDAFYPMLETMKMEGRDIVVCGDWNIAHQNIDLKNWKGNQKNSGFLPEEREWIGKVIRDLGWVDMWRKLYPEVPGYTWWSNRGQAYAKDVGWRIDYQMVTPHLAERALHAHIYKDEKFSDHAPLVVEYDYSL
- a CDS encoding alpha/beta hydrolase; translation: MHTQELEDLTLLLVRDADEPEMWIDRWAVSYPTVRLTEVSQNQTIAHWQQVIGQAWQDIHSRNIAVVSHGAGVSGWLAWLYLADVNTQKRIKNMILVSPLQHAFPDDGCHTLQRVRCHCKTALVIGNNDPYCTREWAASQAACWNARLLTSPHEGHLNGYLHGWQWGMKLMQEMLLN